A single region of the Papilio machaon chromosome 13, ilPapMach1.1, whole genome shotgun sequence genome encodes:
- the LOC123721603 gene encoding uncharacterized protein LOC123721603 yields the protein MKLVIRIVTFYVMLKCIHSHYDYGDYYKRSPDDGYQNIPQMGYLNNPGMYPISNNYNYMPEECICSCDICYSNPKECCMQYCTKCTEENRSELVYYPYPYYIINSPSPSIPKPTEAQIKIETTTTTTTTQAITTETEEGLEQTSIARMDNEGLSEDAIQHSDIKELLENARYNKNDVKVMLTSLRRTKPRWMPKFGIVPIPDQLAENLMLKIRNMKVLHPEKDTLRRIESIYPRSEQ from the exons ATGAAACTG gTAATCAGAATTGTAACTTTTTACGTAATGTTAAAATGCATTCATTCGCATTACGATTACGGCGACTACTACAAACGATCACCGGACGATGGATATCAAAATATACCACAAATGGGTTATTTAAACAATCCCGGAATGTATCCTATATCCAACAATTATAACTACATGCCAGAAGAATGTATTTGCTCCTGCGACATTTGTTATAGCAATCCTAAAGAATGCTGCATGCAGTACTGTACGAAATGTACTGAAGAAAACCGATCCGAATTAGTATATTACCCTTAtccatattatataataaattcgcCAAGCCCTTCTATACCAAAACCAACAGAGGCTCAAATCAAAATAGAAACGACAACAACGACAACGACAACACAAGCAATAACTACAGAAACAGAAGAAGGTTTAGAACAAACATCGATAGCGAGAATGGATAATGAAGGTTTATCAGAAGATGCGATACAACATAGTGATATTAAAGAATTGTTGGAGAACGCGCGATACAACAAAAACGACGTCAAAGTAATGCTAACATCATTAAGACGTACAAAACCCAGATGGATGCCCAAATTTGGAATTGTGCCGATACCTGATCAACTGGCggagaatttaatgttaaaaattaggAATATGAAAGTTCTTCATCCAGAGAAGGATACACTTAGGAGAATAGAATCGATATATCCTAGATCTGAgcagtaa
- the LOC123721604 gene encoding integumentary mucin C.1-like — translation MKIIIKVQIIIFICQSPTSQYKTPATRFHNSAIRNRHQFGISYNNKENKMKLYGDRKVKILDKVSDVSSNEFGYSEECLCSCNNCINPKECCEEMCVACPGPNDYRKLRPYNKPSGLNHLSIKQSGMIIPSIMPFGLNYPKLFPSWTKDPNLLRQNDLTSSTAAPYVRITTTSTETTPTTETTSETTTTTDTTTTTTTTTTRTTKKPTTSTKPPVTKPIERNVNFFIPGIEKNKYMFGIEEVFHHAHEHMNNYARILSTTNDRTRKGIRLTKDIFKSSDVYPISLFM, via the exons atgaaaatc ATAATTAAggtacaaataattatttttatttgtcaaagCCCAACTTCACAATACAAAACGCCTGCAACACGTTTCCACAATTCTGCAATACGAAATCGGCATCAATTTGGAAttagttacaataataaagaaaataaaatgaagttaTACGGAGATAGAAAAGTAAAGATTTTGGATAAGGTATCAGATGTGAGCAGTAATGAATTCGGGTATTCAGAAGAATGTCTATGCTCTTgcaataattgtataaatccTAAGGAATGTTGTGAAGAAATGTGTGTTGCTTGTCCGGGGCCGAACGATTACAGGAAGTTACGGCCATATAATAAACCATCGGGGTTAAATCACTTAAGTATTAAGCAGTCAGGAATGATTATTCCAAGCATTATGCCATTCGGATTAAATTATCCAAAACTTTTTCCTTCATGGACAAAAGATCCAAATCTTCTGCGTCAAAACGATCTCACTTCTAGTACAGCTGCTCCTTACGTAAGGATTACTACAACATCAACAGAAACAACACCAACGACTGAAACAACTTCGGAAACAACAACGACAACCgacacaacaacaacaacaacgaCCACAACAACAAGAACGACGAAAAAACCTACCACGTCCACAAAACCACCAGTTACAAAACCTATTGAAAGAAATGTCAATTTTTTCATCCCtggtattgaaaaaaataaatacatgtttGGTATTGAAGAAGTATTCCACCATGCACATGAACATATGAATAATTATGCACGCATATTAAGTACAACTAATGATCGAACCAGAAAAGGTATAAGACTaactaaagatatttttaaatcaagcgATGTTTATcccatttcattatttatgtga
- the LOC123721580 gene encoding uncharacterized protein LOC123721580, whose protein sequence is MKMIVKIQAISLIFQYSIVQYNDVLGYVQNYPDHSYDYHHYGNDHYDQPTRKIRKLSRHRKKIHRINGDRYLKRIKYRSSYEDYDCKCSCRNCAKLKQCCIEQCSECQNGANLMYVPYPVPVVIDVPSIIPPLPITPVTTKAPCSTTTTTTTIQTTVQTSSTQPPYLPDDKPCAALANCKENYDKRYYVRNNYQRLLSNRFDAYHDREIRPTVSIYEFSNNNKALRPKNRPWFSQNGYSPLRNNLAIKFGSEIRNYK, encoded by the exons ATGAAAATG ATAGTCAAGATTCAAGCGATTTCTCtcatatttcaatattcaataGTGCAGTATAATGACGTTTTAGGGTACGTACAAAACTATCCTGACCATAGTTATGATTATCATCACTACGGAAATGATCATTACGATCAGCCGACACGAAAAATACGAAAGCTGAGTCGGCATCGGAAAAAAATTCATCGAATCAACGGAGATAGATACCTGAAGAGAATCAAATACAGAAGTAGCTACGAAGATTATGATTGCAAATGTTCTTGTAGAAATtgtgcaaaattaaaacaatgctGCATAGAACAATGTTCTGAATGTCAAAATGGAGCGAATCTTATGTACGTTCCGTATCCAGTTCCGGTAGTAATTGATGTTCCAAGCATTATTCCTCCACTACCAATTACTCCTGTAACAACGAAAGCGCCATGTTCAACTACTACCACGACGACAACAATACAAACTACGGTACAAACTTCGTCAACACAACCACCATATTTGCCTGACGATAAACCCTGCGCAGCTTTGGCGAATTGCAAAGAAAATTATGACAAACGATACTacgtaagaaataattatcaaagaCTATTATCGAATAGATTCGACGCTTATCATGATAGAGAAATAAGACCAACAGTGTCAATTTACGAATTttccaataataataaagctttAAGGCCAAAAAATCGCCCTTGGTTCTCCCAAAATGGATATTCGCCGTTACGTAATAATTTAGCAATTAAATTTGGATCAGAAAtacgaaattataaataa